One part of the Glycine soja cultivar W05 chromosome 11, ASM419377v2, whole genome shotgun sequence genome encodes these proteins:
- the LOC114377111 gene encoding probable ATP-dependent DNA helicase CHR12 isoform X2, giving the protein MMRLRRPLYGVGDPFSMDADDQIRKKRDAERLSRLEEQAKNHMETRKRRFFAEILNAVREFQLQIQAFLKRRKQRNDGVQAWHGRQRQRATRAEKLRFQALKADDQEAYMRMVKESKNERLTLLLEETNKLLVNLGAAVQRQKDSKQSDGIEPLEDSETDLPESDGLKNGISKESPLEEDVDLIDSDRNGGDTSDLLEGQRQYNSAIHSIQEKVSEQPSILQGGELRPYQLEGLQWMLSLFNNNLNGILADEMGLGKTIQTISLIAYLMEHKGVTGPHLIVAPKAVLPNWINEFSTWAPSITTILYDGRLDERKAMKEELSGEGKFNVLITHYDLIMRDKAFLKKIHWLYLIVDEGHRLKNHECALARTLDSGYHIQRRLLLTGTPIQNSLQELWSLLNFLLPNIFNSVQNFEDWFNAPFADRVDVSLTDEEQLLIIRRLHQVIRPFILRRKKDEVEKFLPSKSQVILKCDLSAWQKVYYQQVTDVGRVGLDNGSGKSKSLQNLTMQLRKCCNHPYLFVGDYDIHKHKEEIFRASGKFELLDRLLPKLRRAGHRVLLFSQMTRLMDILEIYLRLNDFKFLRLDGSTKTEERGSLLRKFNAPDSAYFMFLLSTRAGGLGLNLQTADTVIIFDSDWNPQMDQQAEDRAHRIGQKKEVRVFVLVSVGSIEEVILERAKQKMGIDAKVIQAGLFNTTSTAQDRREMLQEIMRRGTSSLGTDVPSEREINRLAARSDEEFWLFEKMDEERRQKENYRSRLMEEHELPDWVYSPLNKDDKVKIFDSGSVTGKRKRNEVVYADTLSDLQWMKAVENGQDISKLSVKGKRRDHLPVDNHAQASDDMGTEERLFRSEDTFDVTPASKRLKPEEINSQKHENEDVSVGGLNEHIFSWNTRRKKRSGYLGQGSFSDSRGQNSNGRANWN; this is encoded by the exons ATGATGCGGTTGCGTCGTCCGCTGTATGGTGTTGGAGATCCATTTTCCATGGATGCCGATGATCAAATAAGGAAGAAACGGGATGCTGAG AGACTATCAAGATTGGAAGAACAGGCAAAAAATCATATGGAAACCAGAAAAAGAAGATTTTTTGCAGAAATACTGAATGCGGTCCGAGAGTTCCAATTACAAATTCAAGCTTTTTTGAAGCGAAGAAAACAGAGGAATGATGGTGTACAG gcATGGCATGGAAGGCAAAGGCAACGTGCAACACGGGCAGAGAAATTGAGATTCCAAGCCTTAAAGGCCGATGATCAGGAAGCTTACATGAGAATGGTAAAAGAGAGTAAGAATGAAAGATTgactttgcttcttgaagaaaCAAATAAACTACTTGTAAATTTGGGAGCAGCCGTTCAACGTCAAAAGGACTCAAAACAATCAGATGGCATTGAACCCTTGGAAGATTCAGAAACTGATTTACCTGAGTCAGATGGATTGAAGAATGGAATTTCTAAGGAATCACCTCTTGAGGAAGATGTGGATTTAATAGATTCTGATCGTAACGGTGGTGATACTAGTGATTTACTTGAAGGTCAGCGGCAATACAATTCTGCCATACATTCAATTCAAGAAAAG GTAAGCGAGCAACCATCTATTCTTCAAGGTGGAGAATTAAGACCATACCAACTAGAAGGCCTCCAGTGGATGCTTTCTTTGTTTAATAACAATTTAAATGGAATATTGGCTGATGAAATGGGGCTTGGGAAGACAATACAAACCATCTCATTGATAGCATATCTTATGGAACACAAGGGTGTGACTGGTCCTCACTTGATTGTGGCTCCAAAGGCTGTTCTGCCAAATTGGATCAATGAATTCTCAACATGGGCTCCTAG CATCACAACCATTCTTTATGATGGACGGCTGGATGAGAGAAAAGCAATGAAGGAAGAGTTGTCAGGGGAGGGGAAATTTAATGTTCTGATAACACACTATGATCTTATAATGAGAGATAAAGCATTTCTCAAGAAAATCCATTGGCTCTACTTGATTGTGGATGAAGGGCATCGATTGAAGAATCATGAGTGTGCTCTAGCAAGAACCCTGGACTCTGG CTATCACATTCAACGAAGACTGCTGTTGACTGGTACCCCAATTCAGAACAGTTTGCAGGAATTATGGTCCCTGCTCAATTTTCTCCTTCCAAACATTTTCAATTCAGTTCAGAATTTCGAGGACTGGTTTAATGCTCCCTTTGCAGACCGAGTGGATGTCTCTCTAACTGATGAAGAACAACTATTGATCATTCGGCGTCTGCATCAA GTGATAAGGCCCTTCATattgagaaggaaaaaagatgAGGTGGAAAAATTTCTTCCTAGTAAATCTCAGGTTATACTCAAATGTGACTTGTCAGCCTGGCAGAAAGTATATTATCAACAAGTCACTGATGTTGGCAGAGTTGGCTTAGACAATG GTTCTGGAAAATCAAAAAGTCTACAGAACTTGACAATGCAACTCAGAAAATGTTGTAACCATCCCTACCTCTTTGTGGGTGACTATGATATCCATAAACACAAGGAGGAGATTTTCAGAGCATCAGGAAAGTTTGAACTTCTTGACCGTTTGCTTCCAAAACTTCGTAGAGCTGGTCACAGAGTCCTCCTTTTTTCTCAGATGACTCGGCTCATGGACATTCTTGAAATTTATCTGCGActtaatgattttaaatttcttagacTTGATGGCTCAACAAAAACTGAGGAAAGAGGTTCCCTACTACGGAAATTCAATGCACCTGATTCTGCATACTTTATGTTTCTCTTGAGCACCCGTGCcggaggtcttggtttgaactTACAAACAGCAGATACTGTTATAATCTTTGACAGCGATTGGAACCCACAAATGGATCAACAAGCCGAGGATCGAGCACATCGCATTGGACAAAAAAAGGAAGTTAGAGTTTTTGTGTTAGTTAGTGTGGGATCTATTGAAGAGGTGATTTTAGAGCGTGCTAAACAAAAGATGGGCATTGATGCCAAAGTCATTCAGGCAGGGCTCTTTAACACAACTTCTACAG CACAAGACAGAAGAGAAATGTTGCAGGAGATTATGCGTAGAGGTACTAGCTCACTTGGTACGGATGTCCCGAGTGAGAGAGAAATTAACCGCCTTGCGGCCCGATCTGATGAGGAATTTTGGCTGTTTGAGAAAATGGATGAAGAGCGAAGGCAAAAGGAGAATTACAGATCTCGTCTCATGGAAGAGCATGAACTGCCGGATTGGGTATACTCTCCACTAAATAAGGATGATAAGGTCAAAATATTTGACAGTGGTAGTGTTACTGGAAAGCGTAAAAGAAATGAAGTGGTATATGCAGATACATTAAGTGACCTACAATGGATGAAGGCTGTGGAGAACGGACAGGACATATCTAAGCTTTCAGTCAAAGGGAAAAGAAGAGACCACCTCCCTGTTGACAACCATGCACAAGCTAGTGATGACATGGGGACAGAAGAACGGTTATTTAGAAGTGAAGACACTTTCGACGTGACACCTGCCTCTAAGAGACTCAAGCCCGAAGAAATAAATTCCCAGAAACATGAAAACGAAGATGTCAGTGTTGGTGGTTTGAACGAGCATATATTTTCCTGGAATACTCGTAGAAAGAAGAGATCAGGCTACCTTGGCCAGGGTTCATTCTCTGATAGTAGAGGGCAGAATTCAAATGGAAGAGCAAACTGGAACTGA
- the LOC114377111 gene encoding probable ATP-dependent DNA helicase CHR12 isoform X1: MEQAVSLIGALNLVSRNLPLPPDLFDTVSSIYHRSNPLSSEADAPEQDLLADLQNALLEQRPNYASASKLNKTRESRYHTQIRHRLTQLQGLPSSRGEDLQTMCLLELYGLKLAELQRKVQTDVNSEYWLNVKCAYPDRQLFDWSMMRLRRPLYGVGDPFSMDADDQIRKKRDAERLSRLEEQAKNHMETRKRRFFAEILNAVREFQLQIQAFLKRRKQRNDGVQAWHGRQRQRATRAEKLRFQALKADDQEAYMRMVKESKNERLTLLLEETNKLLVNLGAAVQRQKDSKQSDGIEPLEDSETDLPESDGLKNGISKESPLEEDVDLIDSDRNGGDTSDLLEGQRQYNSAIHSIQEKVSEQPSILQGGELRPYQLEGLQWMLSLFNNNLNGILADEMGLGKTIQTISLIAYLMEHKGVTGPHLIVAPKAVLPNWINEFSTWAPSITTILYDGRLDERKAMKEELSGEGKFNVLITHYDLIMRDKAFLKKIHWLYLIVDEGHRLKNHECALARTLDSGYHIQRRLLLTGTPIQNSLQELWSLLNFLLPNIFNSVQNFEDWFNAPFADRVDVSLTDEEQLLIIRRLHQVIRPFILRRKKDEVEKFLPSKSQVILKCDLSAWQKVYYQQVTDVGRVGLDNGSGKSKSLQNLTMQLRKCCNHPYLFVGDYDIHKHKEEIFRASGKFELLDRLLPKLRRAGHRVLLFSQMTRLMDILEIYLRLNDFKFLRLDGSTKTEERGSLLRKFNAPDSAYFMFLLSTRAGGLGLNLQTADTVIIFDSDWNPQMDQQAEDRAHRIGQKKEVRVFVLVSVGSIEEVILERAKQKMGIDAKVIQAGLFNTTSTAQDRREMLQEIMRRGTSSLGTDVPSEREINRLAARSDEEFWLFEKMDEERRQKENYRSRLMEEHELPDWVYSPLNKDDKVKIFDSGSVTGKRKRNEVVYADTLSDLQWMKAVENGQDISKLSVKGKRRDHLPVDNHAQASDDMGTEERLFRSEDTFDVTPASKRLKPEEINSQKHENEDVSVGGLNEHIFSWNTRRKKRSGYLGQGSFSDSRGQNSNGRANWN; the protein is encoded by the exons ATGGAGCAAGCAGTGTCACTGATTGGTGCCCTGAACCTGGTTTCTCGCAACCTCCCTCTTCCCCCAGACCTCTTTGACACCGTTTCTTCTATCTATCACCGATCTAATCCTCTCTCTTCCGAG GCCGATGCACCGGAACAAGATTTGTTGGCCGACCTTCAAAATGCGCTGTTGGAGCAACGTCCTAACTACGCCTCTGCTTCCAAATTGAACAAAACAAGGGAAAGCCGTTATCACACTCAGATTCGACACCGCTTAACCCAACTCCAAG GATTGCCTTCAAGCAGAGGAGAGGACCTACAGACTATGTGCTTGCTTGAGCTTTATGGACTAAAG CTAGCTGAGTTGCAGAGGAAGGTGCAGACTGACGTGAATTCTGAATACTGGCTCAATGTTAAATGTGCATATCCAGACAGGCAATTATTTGATTGGAGCATGATGCGGTTGCGTCGTCCGCTGTATGGTGTTGGAGATCCATTTTCCATGGATGCCGATGATCAAATAAGGAAGAAACGGGATGCTGAG AGACTATCAAGATTGGAAGAACAGGCAAAAAATCATATGGAAACCAGAAAAAGAAGATTTTTTGCAGAAATACTGAATGCGGTCCGAGAGTTCCAATTACAAATTCAAGCTTTTTTGAAGCGAAGAAAACAGAGGAATGATGGTGTACAG gcATGGCATGGAAGGCAAAGGCAACGTGCAACACGGGCAGAGAAATTGAGATTCCAAGCCTTAAAGGCCGATGATCAGGAAGCTTACATGAGAATGGTAAAAGAGAGTAAGAATGAAAGATTgactttgcttcttgaagaaaCAAATAAACTACTTGTAAATTTGGGAGCAGCCGTTCAACGTCAAAAGGACTCAAAACAATCAGATGGCATTGAACCCTTGGAAGATTCAGAAACTGATTTACCTGAGTCAGATGGATTGAAGAATGGAATTTCTAAGGAATCACCTCTTGAGGAAGATGTGGATTTAATAGATTCTGATCGTAACGGTGGTGATACTAGTGATTTACTTGAAGGTCAGCGGCAATACAATTCTGCCATACATTCAATTCAAGAAAAG GTAAGCGAGCAACCATCTATTCTTCAAGGTGGAGAATTAAGACCATACCAACTAGAAGGCCTCCAGTGGATGCTTTCTTTGTTTAATAACAATTTAAATGGAATATTGGCTGATGAAATGGGGCTTGGGAAGACAATACAAACCATCTCATTGATAGCATATCTTATGGAACACAAGGGTGTGACTGGTCCTCACTTGATTGTGGCTCCAAAGGCTGTTCTGCCAAATTGGATCAATGAATTCTCAACATGGGCTCCTAG CATCACAACCATTCTTTATGATGGACGGCTGGATGAGAGAAAAGCAATGAAGGAAGAGTTGTCAGGGGAGGGGAAATTTAATGTTCTGATAACACACTATGATCTTATAATGAGAGATAAAGCATTTCTCAAGAAAATCCATTGGCTCTACTTGATTGTGGATGAAGGGCATCGATTGAAGAATCATGAGTGTGCTCTAGCAAGAACCCTGGACTCTGG CTATCACATTCAACGAAGACTGCTGTTGACTGGTACCCCAATTCAGAACAGTTTGCAGGAATTATGGTCCCTGCTCAATTTTCTCCTTCCAAACATTTTCAATTCAGTTCAGAATTTCGAGGACTGGTTTAATGCTCCCTTTGCAGACCGAGTGGATGTCTCTCTAACTGATGAAGAACAACTATTGATCATTCGGCGTCTGCATCAA GTGATAAGGCCCTTCATattgagaaggaaaaaagatgAGGTGGAAAAATTTCTTCCTAGTAAATCTCAGGTTATACTCAAATGTGACTTGTCAGCCTGGCAGAAAGTATATTATCAACAAGTCACTGATGTTGGCAGAGTTGGCTTAGACAATG GTTCTGGAAAATCAAAAAGTCTACAGAACTTGACAATGCAACTCAGAAAATGTTGTAACCATCCCTACCTCTTTGTGGGTGACTATGATATCCATAAACACAAGGAGGAGATTTTCAGAGCATCAGGAAAGTTTGAACTTCTTGACCGTTTGCTTCCAAAACTTCGTAGAGCTGGTCACAGAGTCCTCCTTTTTTCTCAGATGACTCGGCTCATGGACATTCTTGAAATTTATCTGCGActtaatgattttaaatttcttagacTTGATGGCTCAACAAAAACTGAGGAAAGAGGTTCCCTACTACGGAAATTCAATGCACCTGATTCTGCATACTTTATGTTTCTCTTGAGCACCCGTGCcggaggtcttggtttgaactTACAAACAGCAGATACTGTTATAATCTTTGACAGCGATTGGAACCCACAAATGGATCAACAAGCCGAGGATCGAGCACATCGCATTGGACAAAAAAAGGAAGTTAGAGTTTTTGTGTTAGTTAGTGTGGGATCTATTGAAGAGGTGATTTTAGAGCGTGCTAAACAAAAGATGGGCATTGATGCCAAAGTCATTCAGGCAGGGCTCTTTAACACAACTTCTACAG CACAAGACAGAAGAGAAATGTTGCAGGAGATTATGCGTAGAGGTACTAGCTCACTTGGTACGGATGTCCCGAGTGAGAGAGAAATTAACCGCCTTGCGGCCCGATCTGATGAGGAATTTTGGCTGTTTGAGAAAATGGATGAAGAGCGAAGGCAAAAGGAGAATTACAGATCTCGTCTCATGGAAGAGCATGAACTGCCGGATTGGGTATACTCTCCACTAAATAAGGATGATAAGGTCAAAATATTTGACAGTGGTAGTGTTACTGGAAAGCGTAAAAGAAATGAAGTGGTATATGCAGATACATTAAGTGACCTACAATGGATGAAGGCTGTGGAGAACGGACAGGACATATCTAAGCTTTCAGTCAAAGGGAAAAGAAGAGACCACCTCCCTGTTGACAACCATGCACAAGCTAGTGATGACATGGGGACAGAAGAACGGTTATTTAGAAGTGAAGACACTTTCGACGTGACACCTGCCTCTAAGAGACTCAAGCCCGAAGAAATAAATTCCCAGAAACATGAAAACGAAGATGTCAGTGTTGGTGGTTTGAACGAGCATATATTTTCCTGGAATACTCGTAGAAAGAAGAGATCAGGCTACCTTGGCCAGGGTTCATTCTCTGATAGTAGAGGGCAGAATTCAAATGGAAGAGCAAACTGGAACTGA